The DNA window CCACATAGTGATGCCCTGGTTTATCACGAAGTAGCCTTCAAAGTAGATAAGGAATGCCAGGAACAGCAACAGCCTCATGTAGCTAACGCTCACGTCCTTCATGGGTGAGTCGAAGAGCCTGAGGGACAGGAAGTTGGCGAAGTCAGGCACGTATCTCCAAAGTGCGAAGAAGTACGCGAGCCCCACTAGCACGCCCAGAGTAGTGTAGAGGGAGAACTTGGTCTGCTCCTGTAGATCCATGTATATGAGAGTATCCTTGGTCTGTATGGCCCTCACGTTGTCCTCATGGAAGAGCTTCTTGCCGCTCAGCACCTCAGCCACATATGATGACTTCTCGCCGAGGCCGCTGCTCATGAGCACGCTCTGGACTACCATGCTTATTGCTATGAAGACGAATATGAGGAGGAAGAGGTATATGTTGACCCCTATGACTGCCGCCAGGGCGCTGTATATGAGTATATAGAGCTGGT is part of the Acidilobus sp. 7A genome and encodes:
- a CDS encoding DUF2208 domain-containing protein, translated to MAYMEKLSRMIALNQLYILIYSALAAVIGVNIYLFLLIFVFIAISMVVQSVLMSSGLGEKSSYVAEVLSGKKLFHEDNVRAIQTKDTLIYMDLQEQTKFSLYTTLGVLVGLAYFFALWRYVPDFANFLSLRLFDSPMKDVSVSYMRLLLFLAFLIYFEGYFVINQGITMWALGRVKKLPALNMPTSYIVTDKGIVIKGLMTTKGIRFPLPPDIEITLNKERRFVELSRHGRRTISKLRLYTKNPEKLYEIIRRAAYPQQTP